The sequence CTTCTCCTTCTGAGCCTTGATGGTCTCGTCGTAGATGTATTCGTCGTAAGTTGTCAGCTTATCGATGGTGCCCTTTGGAGTGAGCTCGATAATGCGGTCGGCCACAGTGTTGATAAACTCATGGTCGTGCGATGCAAACAGAATGTTACCCTTAAAGTTAATCAGGTTGTTGTTAAAGGCCTGAATACTTTCCAGATCCAAGTGGTTGGTTGGGGTATCCAGAATCAGACAGTTGGCATTCTTCAGCTGCATACGAGCAATCATACAACGCATCTTCTCACCTCCTGACAGTACGTTTACATGCTTCAGTACGTCCTCTTCCTTAAACAGCATTCGTCCCAGGAACGACTTCATGGTTACCTCGTTACCTGGTCCCCACTGGCTCAGCCAGTCAACCAGATTCATTTCGCTCTGGAAGAACTCGGTGTTATCCAATGGCAGATAGGCGGTGGTGATGGTAACACCCCACTTGTAGGTACCTGCATCGGCCTGACGGTTACCGTTGATAATCTCGAACAAGGCGGTCATAGCCTTTGGATTGTGCGAGAGGAATACGGTCTTCTGCCCCTTCTCGATGGTGAAGTTCACGTTGTCGAACAGTACGGTACCGTCGCTGTCAACAGCCTTCAGTCCCTCTACCTCCAGAATCTGTGTTCCAGGCTCACGCTCCATCTGGAAGATGATACCTGGGTATTTACGTGTTGATGGTGTAATCTCTTCTACATTCAGCTTCTCCAGCATCTTCTTACGCGATGTGGTCTGCTTTGATTTTGCTACGTTGGCGCTGAATCGACGGATAAACTCCTCCAGTTGCTTCTTCTTCTC is a genomic window of Xylanibacter ruminicola 23 containing:
- a CDS encoding ABC-F family ATP-binding cassette domain-containing protein; the protein is MITVTNLAIQFGKKVLYKDVNLKFTSGNIYGIIGANGAGKSTLLRAISGELEANKGTIEMQPGERLSVLEQDHFKYDEFSVMNTVLMGHQPLWENMKEREALYAKPEMSEEDGVRAADLEMAFAEMNGWEAESEAAQLLQNLGVAESQHYKQMSEISNNEKVRVMLAKALFGHPDNLLLDEPTNDLDLDTVQWLEEYLSNLEQCVLVVSHDRHFLDAVSTQTVDIDFGKVTLFSGNYSFWYESSQLALRQAQNQKMKAEEKKKQLEEFIRRFSANVAKSKQTTSRKKMLEKLNVEEITPSTRKYPGIIFQMEREPGTQILEVEGLKAVDSDGTVLFDNVNFTIEKGQKTVFLSHNPKAMTALFEIINGNRQADAGTYKWGVTITTAYLPLDNTEFFQSEMNLVDWLSQWGPGNEVTMKSFLGRMLFKEEDVLKHVNVLSGGEKMRCMIARMQLKNANCLILDTPTNHLDLESIQAFNNNLINFKGNILFASHDHEFINTVADRIIELTPKGTIDKLTTYDEYIYDETIKAQKEKMYV